From the Oncorhynchus keta strain PuntledgeMale-10-30-2019 unplaced genomic scaffold, Oket_V2 Un_contig_4759_pilon_pilon, whole genome shotgun sequence genome, the window tcctagatcagcactcctacctcctagatcagcactcctcctcctagatcagcactcctaccttctagatcagcactcctacctcctagatcagcactcctaccttctagatcagcactcctacctcctagatcagcactcctacctcctagatcagcactctacctcctagatcagcactcctacctcctagatcagcactcctacctctagatcagcactcctcctcctagatcagcactcctcctcctagatcagcactcctacctcctagatcagcactcctcctcctagatcagcactcctcctcctagatcagcactcctcctcctAGATCAGCTAGACAGCCTAcctctagatcagcactcctacctcctagatcagcactcctcctcatcctcagcaCTCCTACCTCCTAGATCAGCTCCTCCTAGATCAGCCTCTacctcctagatcagcactcctagatcagcactcctacctcctagatcagcactcctcctcctagatcagcactcctacctcctagatcagcactcctacctcCATAGATCAGCACTCAGCACTCCTacctcctagatcagcactcctacctcCTCAGCACTCCTacctcctagatcagcactctttctcctagatcagcactcctacctcctagatcagcactgctACCTCCTAGATCAGATCCTCCAGATCACTCcacctagatcagcactcctacctcctagatcagccctcctcctcctacctcatagatcagcactcctcctcctagatcagcactcctacctcatagatcagcactcctcctcctagatcagcactcctcatcctagatcagcactcctacctcATAGATCAGCACTCAtcctcctagatcagcactcatcctcctagatcagcactcctacctcctagatcagcactcctcctcctagatcagcactcctcctcctagatcagcactcctcctcctagatcaacactcctacctcctagatcagccctcctcctcctagatcagcactcctcctcatagatcagcactcctacctcatagatcagcactcctcctcctagatcagcactcctctactctgagacactttatggATACAGGCCCTGGCTAGCAGAAAACTGGGATCCAGGCTTTGACTCTCTATAGGTACCTGAAACATTGGTTTAAAGGCCTTCCGTTCAGTTTATGATCTTTCTGGctgatgtgtgatgtgtgggtAGGGAGCTGACTGAGGACAAGGCCTGTTTACATGGCAACAGGAAAGTCACAAGGATACTGTACTGACATCAGTGGCTCCTTAGATAAACcatagagcagggatcatcaactagattcaggactattttttcttgagcggatggtcggtGGGCCGGAACATagttacaaatcatttgtagactgcaaattgactgcaagaagcccaaacagataataacataataatttcaaaccttgcttacatttgtatacaatcatgtctctctattatgcgtgggaatactttgtaACAGATTTCCAAagttaaaatcacttggagctgattttctggtgtttttacagtcttatgtcCACCAATGAAAATTCCAACCAAAAATGATGATTattcaaatacatttttgtttgGCTCAGATAACTTGGGTggccaaataaaatcacctgccagttggggaaccctgccatAGAGAATGTGCCTATAAGTCAACTATTGTCCGTCTCTCACTCCCTTTCTTACAAACCAGTCATACTGAATGGATATCAGTGAATCCAATTTAACATGACTTAGATTACTTTGGAAttaatgactgtaagtcgctttggataaaagtgtctgtgaaatggcatatatatattatatatattattacaaaCCTAGGCCTCTATCTTCATCATAATATGACTAGGGTGGGGCCTAAATGCTGAATTACCGACAACGTATTGTAAGCCTGCTATGTTGGTAATCAGTTGAGGTTTGAAGTGCAGGTCTATTCCAACATGTGATGACATTGACTGGAGGGATTAAGGCTAAACAGGATGGAGGACCTCGATGACTCAACAGATCTTCTGAACAACAACTCAACCCAAAGTCCAACCACCATTTGGAAGTGCAACTGCAGCGAAGGACAGGCTGACTATCTGTCTACCTCTTGAGAGACATGTGACATGCCACGCAATGAGTGACATTTTTTTAGCAAAACTTAAATAAATCAGTGTTAATGATGTACTATAGCTGAGGGCCAATTGTTTCCGCagcggtggtgtgtgtgtgtgtgtgtgtgtgtgtgtgtgtgtgtgtgtgtgtgtgtgtgtgtgtgtgtgtgtgtgtgtgtgtgtgtgtgtgtgtgtgtgtgtgtgtgtgtgtgtgagtaataACCATATGGCATTCTAGATATCACCACATGGGTGTTGTCACACAAACAACTTCTGCTCCTGTGAGAGAGCAAACCTCACCGTTATAAACTGTCAGTACACATTCACTCTATTGATTATTCTGATTATTCTGTTATAGAAATGAATTGGCAATGAATTAATCATTGCCCGCAAAGCATCATTTGACTAATAGCATTGTCCTATATACTGGTTAAAGTCAAATGGACAAAGGCTGTAGAATAGACTATCCGACTTTGCTTTCTGATTCTTCTGATTCCATTTAGTGGGAACAATGGACCATGTGGGAGACATATTGGCCGAGGCCATATGGGGTTATTCATTTCCATATGATCAGTGTACATAATAGGGCAACAATGAATATCACTTAGTCCTTAAATTGAACATAAACAAACCGTTCAAACCCTCGagcgctgacaaggtacaaatctgtcgttctgcccctgaacaggcagttaacccactgttcctaggccgtaattgaaaataagaatttgttcttaactgacttgcctagttaaataaaggtcaaataaaaaaaaaaaatctctcgaTAGATGTAGGCTGAAACAGCACAGCTGCAAGCCTTTGATAAATGCAGGATTGATTATTTGTAAAGGGTATTTTTAATGGGAAACGTAAACTATTATTCTGCACGCTGATTATGATGATGTTGCGATGTAAATCTGTATGGGAGTGGGACACACGCGGCCGGTCCCCACCCATCATTCACGAGTCATTGTTTCCATTTTTTTCCACCCACACCCATTTTTTCTAAAATAACAGTGCGAAGAGAATGCGAAGAAAGGGAACATTTCTTACCATATTTCGAGTCCGGAGTCGGGTTCTTCTCGTTTAGCTCCATGGTTGAATACTTGGGTGTTCTCGCTGCTGCCTGCTGATCAAATTTTGGACAGTTACCATGGAAATGTCGAAGAAAAAAACATCAATAACACAGTGAGCGATTCCCTGATTCGCTGTCAAAACCAAACGTACTGTGTGTGGCAAGACCCCATCCCAAATCATGATACATTCCAtaccacgagagagagagacagtggccAATCAGCTATAAAAAACTAACAACTGACAGCTTGCTCGGCCAATTAAGTAACCCTGAAGGCCGGACCAAAACTATTTATTTCTTGCTGCCACTTCAAAGGAATGTGAAGAAGGGTTGTGCGGTCAGACACTGTGAATAGCCTATTTTAATGTCAAAATCATTAGGCAAAATTATTCTTTACAACATGCAAATAAAATATAGAGACTGTAAGTTGTTAAAACTTAAAGGAAATCTCTCACAGCTTTGAGTGGAAAAATTCACTTGATAGCAAACAAAATCGAAAAGAATGCAAACAGTAAAAAGGTGCATGCAgtgaagagaggaagaaagagagcacTTGTGTTaaaatcacacagagagagagagagagagagagagagagagagagagagagagagagagaaggggttctGAGGCTTTTcacctaaagagcagaaacccagaCTTCACCAAGGAAATCAGGCatatagacattgtcatcctgccaGAAACATGGTATAAAGGAGATGGACcgactggttgccctctaggtgttacacagggaagagactcagggggtatgctaattccCACATTTCTGGGGgtcttgcctgttttgcatgtaaTTTTGTCATTAAtgtgtgtcacatatcagtttgcaaacaatgtaaataaaatatatatataatggacTTAATAgagccacatacaaacatggtctatttttgttttcttgagtaaggcaggtccataatgacagtgtttcagcctagctaagtgctttctgtggtggtggatCAAGCCAACAGGACATACAGAACTTTACGGCgcgattggctcagtgttctgtcactcatggggacactacttcacctccaagtctaagggtagacctCGAAAATTCTAGCACTTTggatgctgccatagagttaAATTAGAAGttcccatccaagaaggctcaaggtcattggccacagataaaatggcatcaaatcatgttatatctacagtagcattgatcggactgatcatgtcaacttcatactttcaaaatcttagctagcagtcatcatcatgaatgaaGTCGACAATCTACTAGCAAATCCTTTTTAGTCCTTTTCATACAAAGATATATAATGAAGAAAAagtatagataaaacgtatcggtgctcatcggccattggacataaacattacacaacaagttggaaatcgtaAATTCAACAATGTGTGGTTTGGAAGGAAACAGTGACAGTGGCTGTGGGGTCCCAGATCTGGGATTTTCCAAATTTAAAATGATAAACGTTCAACATGGTCAATGCTGTCAATGAAGTGTGATTTGTGCcgtgctcaaaacaactgttaacccGTAACTGCGAAaacttgacttcagtgagttcaagacaactgggaagtcgggaataagcaagctccgactgggaaaataagttttgaatggtcatccaactcagaattgtaaatctggcctctttctagagctacgacctgaagatctatgacatcatcatattTCAACTGTGTTTCCAGATGTTTTGAAATCACCGTAAATCCAGAGAATTCCAAATTTTGACagcaaaatttgcccacgaaggaccgtcacaccaccttcctgttcaagtgagcacagcacaacaaggtgagtccaaaaatgtattgtatgctgctgttagtggcccatgtgcctcaccctaataatttggtctatttacccatcttaatttcgcctactgttctgacttggtggtgcacatgtagcctatagcctgttttagagaaagaTTTGAgagaatattgtaagagctttcattgtgtGTTTATATGCCCCTTTATTTAttctatggttctgacttggtgtacaggagaacactgtaagaacggcccatgttctgaattctgtcgctgtacatttcaaaagtgctttAAAAAAtggttatattgactacgtccgtcctaactcgctcattaatgtcttaatctaaATCACGGATTGCCTTTTATccacttgtcgtccccttataccacagtttgtacatctcaattgtcattagaaaccataTTTGTTTAATagcagctatgtttttttaaagtcaGTAAATGAagctgtttcgctgccagacaaggctctgccaGACCAGTagctgctgatagccaggtgtagcagtggtaaggtgttgggactgctgttgggacagcttcatgtaggccctaacagtttgtgggaaccgtttgtcaccgttatagtacagttcatgtattgtttagtgttgtattgtgGCTTTTTAAATCCCACTTGATTtatttttgccccaccaagatttacatgctaaaatcgccactgcaaAGAACTATacctacctcggcctaaacatccacaccacaggtaacttcaacCAGGCTGTGAACAATCTAAAAGACAAGGCAAgggccttctacgccatcaaaagaaacataaaacTCGACATCACAAtcaggatctggctaaaaatatttcaatcagttatagaacccattgccctctgTGGTTGTGCGGTCTGGGGTCCACCCagcaaccaataattcacaaaatggaacAAACACCCCAAAATATACTTTGTGTACAACGcaaaaccccaaacaatgcagTCAGAGTATTAGGACTAGACCCaccagaaaagagctgttcaaTTATACGACCACCTAAAAGGAAACAATGTCGACACGTTCCACCACAAAGCTCTCACCTGCAGAGAGTCTCCTCAGTCAGctggctctgttcacaaacataaAACGACCCAACAGAGCttcaggacagcaacacaattacttgacacactggaaagaatCAACCAAGAAACAGAGAAAATTGGAACGCTATCTGTCCCTAAACATAGAGTAAACAGTGGCAGAATACaggaccactgtgactgacccaaaattaagaaaatccttgactatgtacagacagtgagcatagccttgctattgataGAGGTCGCCGTAGGCATTCCTggcaaaatgaggtggaaactaagCTGCACTTGCTAACCTTCCAAATGAATGACCacattagagatacatatttcccacagacccacaaagaatttgaaaacaatcaaatattgataaactcccatatttgGTAGGTGAAATACTGCAGTGTGCATTCATAGCAACACGATTTGTGGTCCATTGTcttgagaaaagggcaaccagtggagcacaaacatcattgtaaatacCACCAATTTCATATTTATCTTCCCCTACTATTCGTACAGCAATTATTTTGCACATTGCtaaaacactgtacatagctgataatataacacttgaaatgtctttatctttttttaaacctttttCAGTGCAATATTTACTGTTAAATTCAAATCGTTTTTTGTTGATGTTGTTTTGTATcttctcacttttgtttattgtttatttcacttgttttggcaatgtaaacacatgtttccaatgccaataaagcccctttcaATTGAtttaagacagagagagatcctaCCTCGGCAACCGTGTAGGCCGGGTGACATGGCAAATAGAGGCTATTGTGGTCAGCCCTGACAACCCTATCCTTGCTTTCAGGGGTGTCATGTGGATGAACTATGCCAAGATTCGTCTAACATAACATACCATGAATAATGAAGGAGGTTACACATATATTTAGTTTCCTGGCCTTTGAATGCTTGGAAGTAATCATGTTTGCCTAATTAATCATTTCTGCATAATGCATTTTATGTTGTTGTTCATTTGCATTGACAACTGTAGTCATTATACACACATTTCATTCAGCAAACCGATCTATTCAAAGTATCCTGTTGAGCTATTTACTTTTTCTATATGAAAATATCCCAACCACACATGTTGTTCaccaaacaaacacatttagGCTTATGTCATTCAATTCTGATTAATGCCACATAGCCTAATATCAGTGGCGTAAAGTACTTATTAAGTaacaatactttaaagtactacttaagtagtttttgtgggtatctgtactttactgtttatattttggacaaattttacttttacttcacttacattcctaaagaaaagtacatcatttttactccatacattttcccggacacccaaaagtactcattacattagcaggacaggaaaattgttaaattcacacacttatcaagagaacatcccaggtcatccctactgcctcttatctggaggACTCcttaacacaaatgctttgtttgtaaactATTGCCTAAGTGTtcgagtgttcccctggctatccataaattttaaaaaacaagaacatcgtgctgtctggtttgctcgTAGGGAATTTGAaacgatttatacttttacttttattttttatatgtatatttttgcaattacatgtacttctgatacttaagtatatttataaccaaatacttttagactttactcaagtagtattttactgggtgactttcacttttacttgaataATTTTCTATTAAAGATAtcattacttttactcaagtatgacaattgtgtactttttccaccactgcctaaTATAAAGCTTACATTTCACTTCTCAATGTGTTTAATTGAAAACGTTCAACAaatatgttttttgttttgtttttttaacaaATATGTGTATGGTTATGGTAAATAAACCCTATAATTGCATAATACTTTCCATTTGGCCATTTGTCAGCTGTACCTATTTTTTTACAATCAAGtggtgcattcaagacaactgggaacactGAAATATACGAGGTCAAataatgacgtcagtgatcttcaagtCGGCCCTCTAGGCCGatttggaattccgagttggatgaccgttcaaaataatatttcccagtcggagctcgttttttccGAGTTTCCAGTTTTCTTGACCCCACTGAAGTCGGATATTTACGAATTCCCAGTTGCCAGTTGTTTTGAAGGCTGCATATGACGAATTGGCAAATCAAAAAAATCCGAGAAGCATTTGAACGCGGCATTTATATACTCACAGCCAATGAGATGGGAAGGAAGTGTGCCAACGCCCTCGGTCAGATGGCTATACATTAGCGCCATTTTGAGTGTGGCATTCTTCACTTTTGGAAAATGATCCAAAAAGAAAAATCAATGACAAAAAGTATTTAACCCACACATAACTTTATGAATCATTACATTCTAAATAATTGTATAATGCAAATATATATGCTTTTGTTTTTATGCTTTAATTCAAGGTTAACAAAATCAAAGTTTCATAACGCACTCTGTTGCATAATCTTCAACATCACAGGTTTCGTGTCTATTGGCTTGACTCGTTTATGATGAAAAGCTGTCCCCACGCAGCCATTTGACGTCACATTGCAGCGATTACAAAACAACCAGCATTGCACGAGATAAGGCCATCACCATTCGACGTTATCAGATCATCGGAAATAATTATCAGACAAGAACAGGTACAGTAATGATACTATGTTGTGCATGAAGTTGCTCACTGCAATGTTACATTGTTGCGGAGGAAGACCTGTTTTTACTGCTACTGTTCAGAACGGTTTTTTAAAACCTGCTGTTCAACATGTGTTATACAATGTTTTGTAACAGGCTTGTGTAATGAAGGACAGCTACCATAAAACATGACATTTCTTATCTTATTCGTTCAAATAGAGCTATGGAGGAACACCAGGAAAATGATATTAAAACAAGAATCTGTACCATAGGATTTTTTTCCTTTTGATTATAACTGCCATTATTGGTACAATATCTTACAGTATTGTCACTGAAATGCTTCAAATGTGATTTTTGACCATCACATTGTTTTAAATGTCATACATTTTTCTCAAAATAAATTGATAATATGATAATATCATGTTTTGTAAATGTATAACCTTTACTCTCCTTAGTGTACCATTAAATGTGTCCTGTGTTGTGATTTCTTTCAGACTGTGTACCATGGCTCTCAGAGGTGCTGTGACTCGTTTGCTCTCCAACGCTGGGAAACGTGCTGCAGTCTCAGCCTCCCGGGCACAGGGCACAGCAGCAGCGTCACCAGCCCAAAACGGTGAGTTTACATGTGAGCAACAAATAACATAGAATGGGATTGTATTAAAGTGACATTTTTAAGTGTCTAGACTGTATTGCTGCTTTTGTGTTGGTCTCGGTTGATGACTTATTGCGCCGTTGACTCTTTCAGAAGCCGAAGTGACCACCAAGAAGCCAGTAAAAGCACGTAAGTCATTTATACAAGTTAAACTCGTAAAGCTACAGTATTGGACAAACCACATCTTGTGTACATTACCAATGTATTACATATGTAAACTTAACCGCTAGATGCCACTGGCTACACATGCAGACATGGTGTATTATATTATGAAACGTGGTGGTGGACAGTATGACATCACCATGTTTGTGTCACCTCATGTTCTAATTCCCATGGCCCTCTACAGCCAAGGTGCAGTTTAACTGGCGTGACGCCCTGGAGCTGGACGGCCTGCTGACAGAGGAGGAGGTGATGATCAGAGACTCTTTCAGGACCTACTGCCAGGAGAAACTAATGCCACGCATCATCATGGCCACGTAagcacagacaggcaggcatcaTCATGGCCAAACGTAAGCACTGGCACAGTGTGTAAGCACAGACATAGGCTGAGGCATCATCATGGCCAACAGACACGAACGTAAGCACTGGCACTGGCACAGTGTGTCATCATCAGCACAGACATGTTAGGCATAGGCTGGGGCATCATCATGGCCAACAGACACGAACGTAAGCACTGGCACAGTGTGTAAGCACAGACATAGGCTGGGGCATCATCATGGCCAACAGACACGAACGTAAGCACTGGCACAGTGTGTAAGCACAGAGGCTGAGGCATAGGCTGCACTGGCATGGTCATGGCCAACAGACACGAACGTAAGCACTGGCACAGTGTGTAAGCACAGACATAGGCTGGGGCATCATCATGGCCAACAGACACGAACGTAAGCACTGGCACAGTGTGTAAGCACAGACATAGGCTGAGGCATGGTCATGGCCAACAGACACGAACGTAAGCACTGGCACAGTGTGTGAGGCAAGCACAGACAtaggctgtgtaaggacatcatgGTCATGGCCAACAGACACGAACGTAAGCACTGGCACAGTGTGTAAGCACAGACATAGGCTGGGGCATCATCATGGACAACAGACACGAATGTAAGCACTGGCACAGTGTGTAAGCACAGACACAGGCTGAGGCATGGTCATGGCCAACAGACACGAACGTAAGCACTGGCACAGTGTGTAAGCACAGACATAGGCTGAGGCATGGTCATGGCCAACAGCGACAAGCTGAGGCACTGACAAATGGCCAGCGGACACGAACGTCAGCACTGACACAAGGCCAACGGAGATAAATGTCAACACTGACACATGGCCAACAGACACAAATGTAAACACAGGCTGAGGTGCTATGCCTGGAGAGAAGACTTCTCATGTCATACAAGGAACTTCTCTATAAACTATTTATTCATGCTcactttctgtttgtttgttcacCCCCCCCACAGATTTCCACCGTGAGATTGTCTCAGAGATGGGAGAGCTGGGTGTCTTGGGGCCAACCATCCAAGGTAAATAACATATGAAACATGCATCATCCTGTTATTGATGTGTTCATACTCAATCTTCATCCTCAACTCGATTAGTCCACTAACTGTCCATCTTCCTCAACTTAGTCTCTTCTTCACCCAGGTTATGGTTGTGCTGGAACCAGCTACGTGGCCTACGGGCTCATTGccagggaggtggagagggtggaCAGTGGCTACCGCTCAGTCATGAGTGTCCAGTCCTCACTGGTCATGCACCCCATCAACGCCTACGGCacagaggaacagaaggagaagTGGCTACCCAGGCTAGGTAagcaataactactatatgttccATAGTAAAATGACACATAGTATAGAAACtagagctgggcgatatggaAAAAAAATCCATATCCTGATAAATTGACTGAAGCATCACAATAACAATAAATTCATAACATTAATGTGCGCCAGTTACTTTTTTACATTACCCTTAAAACTACTACTACTTTAGATGTTGTAGCTATCGATTGAAGAAAGGAAAAACCTGCACTCACTCAGCTATCAATTGTCCCATTAGCAATAGCCCATATTAGCAGACTTACttcatttcaaacttcacattcCTCTAGTAAAGGATTCTTATCGTTATTATCGATATCAATGTCCTCAATATCAATGTCCTCAATAAATGGTTGGTTCGGTCAGTATCAATCATTTTCGGTAAATAAGTATATAGAAAAATAACGTAGATGAACAAACAACAAGTGTTTATAGATAGTTAATATTGGCACATAGACAAAAGTCTAAGTTGTTGTACAAAGTAAATGTGGTGCGAAAGTGAGAATGAAACTAATGCAGACTGAAGCAGAGCTCATATTCCAGTTAGATAAGGCCTCTTCAtaatcccatctctctctgtaatgCTGCAGCTCGTGGGGAGATCTTGGGCTGTTTCGGCCTGACTGAGCCCAACCACGGCAGTGACCCCGCGGGCATGGAGACCAAGGCCAAATACAACCCCTCCAGTAGCACCTTCACCATCAGCGGAGCCAAGACATGGTAAGGTTCTTCTaacctgggtaccagtctatctATCTGACCAGTCGGCATGTATGTCTGACTGGGGAGGTTCTAGTCTGGGTTAACATACGTTTCTGCTTTAGTTCACTTCTTTGAAAGACCAGGCTAGGTAGGTAGAGTAGTTATGAGTCAACTATAAAATGTCCCAATGAGGAGACATATCCCTTCAGTTATATGGCTGCTGAAAAATGCAGGTGTAACAAACAGTACTTCCACAATGTTTGTTGTCTCCACTGTGGGAAACTTAGGTGGCATGACATGAAGGTTAGATGTACGTGTGACCGTCTCATTATGGAAAGAACGTTATGAGAGGGACCTCATGCACAGCTTCATGCATAGCCATCCATATATAGATGCAGTAACCTTACACCAGTTGTTGGCAAAGCCCACACCAGACTGTTGGCACTGTTACGTCTCTATATATGTTTCGTAATGCAAGCAGTAACCCCATTGCGCTTGTATTAAAACTCAGGGCCATAATTATGAGCTTATCTAGTTGGCCCTTTAGCTTTTCCCTGCTTGTCCCCCCCCCCAGCATATTATATACGCTTACCCTCATATATGATGTAGTTGAACCTATAATACCCTAACTCTCACTATGGGTAACTGATTTAGCGTATTCTCTCCCTATTCCCCAGGATCACCAACTCACCCGTGGCAGACATCGCGGTGGTCTGGGCCAAGTGTGAGGATGGCAGGATCAGAGGCTTCATCCTGGAGCGTGGCATGAAGGGCCTGGCAACGCCTAAGATCGAGGGCAAGTTCTCTCTGCGGGCGTCGGCCACGGGCATGATCCTGATGGACGAGGTGGAGGTGCCCCAAGAGAATATGTTGCCTAACGTCTCTGGACTGGCTGTGAGTATGCCTAACTGTTGGACTCAAACACATAATGATGTTTAGAAATACTTTAAATAAAATGATGTACTATAGGAACAATTCTGACTGAATCAAAGTTACTGGCCGAGATACTGTATGTTTAGAGAACTCTTGAGATGTGATCTAGAAAACA encodes:
- the LOC127924930 gene encoding glutaryl-CoA dehydrogenase, mitochondrial-like codes for the protein MALRGAVTRLLSNAGKRAAVSASRAQGTAAASPAQNEAEVTTKKPVKAPKVQFNWRDALELDGLLTEEEVMIRDSFRTYCQEKLMPRIIMANRHEHFHREIVSEMGELGVLGPTIQGYGCAGTSYVAYGLIAREVERVDSGYRSVMSVQSSLVMHPINAYGTEEQKEKWLPRLARGEILGCFGLTEPNHGSDPAGMETKAKYNPSSSTFTISGAKTWITNSPVADIAVVWAKCEDGRIRGFILERGMKGLATPKIEGKFSLRASATGMILMDEVEVPQENMLPNVSGLAGPFGCLNNARYGIAWGALGAAEFCFHAARQYTLDRIQFGVPLARNQLMQKKMADMLTEITIGLQSCLALGRLIDDKKAAPEMISMLKRNSCGKSLDIARQARDMLGGNGIADEYHIIRHVMNLEAVNTYEGTHDIHALILGRAITGLQSFTVEK